A DNA window from Aureibaculum sp. 2308TA14-22 contains the following coding sequences:
- the nusB gene encoding transcription antitermination factor NusB codes for MLNRRHLRIKVMQSVYALLQSKSDDIVKEEKFLNYSINKIYDLYVLQLSLLIEVRNLAEKHQEIAKKKYLATSEDKNPNRKFIDHPFLLGLKNNATLQDYIKTQKLNNWENDSEYVRLIWDAIKESDIYADFIKSSENTSPKGDLNFISELYKNIIAPNDKLFDYYESQLITWVDDIPFVNTWIVKNLKRINAQTRFNKMQLFKNKEDEEFGIALFKKTVLHHHEFMDDIDAKTPNWDTDRIAEMDFILMKMALVELMYFPSIPTRVSINEYIEIAKDYSTTKSSFFINGVLDKLLKEYTAEDKIKKIGRGLL; via the coding sequence ATGTTAAACAGGAGACACCTAAGAATTAAGGTAATGCAATCTGTTTATGCCTTACTACAATCTAAAAGTGATGATATTGTTAAAGAAGAGAAGTTCTTAAATTACAGTATTAATAAAATTTACGATCTGTACGTTTTACAATTAAGTTTACTTATTGAAGTAAGAAATTTAGCTGAAAAACATCAAGAAATTGCCAAAAAGAAATATTTAGCCACTTCAGAAGATAAAAATCCGAACAGAAAATTTATAGATCATCCTTTTTTATTGGGTTTAAAAAATAATGCTACTTTACAAGATTATATTAAAACTCAAAAATTAAATAATTGGGAAAACGATAGTGAATATGTCAGGCTAATTTGGGATGCTATCAAGGAGAGTGATATCTATGCCGATTTTATTAAAAGTTCCGAAAACACATCACCTAAAGGAGATTTAAATTTTATAAGCGAGCTTTATAAAAATATTATTGCACCTAACGATAAATTATTTGACTATTACGAGAGCCAACTCATAACTTGGGTTGATGATATTCCTTTTGTAAATACTTGGATTGTTAAAAATTTAAAGCGGATAAATGCTCAGACCCGTTTTAATAAAATGCAATTGTTCAAAAACAAAGAGGATGAAGAATTTGGAATAGCATTGTTTAAAAAAACAGTATTGCACCACCATGAGTTTATGGATGATATTGATGCGAAAACGCCTAATTGGGATACGGACAGAATTGCAGAAATGGATTTTATTCTAATGAAAATGGCATTGGTAGAGTTAATGTATTTTCCTTCAATACCTACAAGGGTTAGTATTAACGAATATATTGAAATTGCCAAGGATTATTCGACTACAAAAAGTAGCTTTTTTATAAACGGTGTTTTAGATAAACTATTAAAGGAATATACGGCTGAAGATAAAATCAAAAAAATAGGAAGAGGATTACTATAA
- the coaE gene encoding dephospho-CoA kinase (Dephospho-CoA kinase (CoaE) performs the final step in coenzyme A biosynthesis.): MIKVGLTGGIGSGKTTVAEFFKELGVPVYVADVEARKLMDTSKSIKKKLIKAFGAVAYINGELNRQYLAHLVFNDKKKLKIINSIIHPKVAKHFSKWVQKQDTPYCIQENAIIYENNKADEFDYIISVSAPLKVRIDRVIERDSTTKEQVLARINNQWDDAKKNKLADFVIENVELSETKKQVKEIHQKLLKIASDYHTS, encoded by the coding sequence ATGATAAAGGTAGGCTTAACAGGTGGAATAGGTAGTGGAAAAACTACAGTAGCAGAATTTTTTAAAGAATTAGGTGTTCCTGTATATGTAGCTGATGTTGAGGCAAGAAAATTAATGGATACTTCTAAAAGCATTAAAAAAAAATTAATTAAAGCTTTTGGTGCCGTGGCCTATATAAATGGCGAGCTAAATAGGCAATACCTGGCCCATTTAGTATTCAATGACAAAAAAAAGTTGAAAATTATTAATAGTATTATTCACCCTAAGGTAGCCAAACATTTTTCAAAATGGGTGCAAAAACAAGATACACCCTACTGCATTCAAGAAAATGCAATTATTTACGAAAACAACAAAGCGGATGAATTTGATTATATAATTTCGGTCTCGGCACCTTTAAAGGTTAGAATTGATAGGGTCATAGAAAGGGACTCTACTACTAAAGAACAAGTTTTAGCCAGAATCAATAATCAATGGGACGATGCAAAAAAAAATAAATTAGCTGATTTTGTAATAGAAAATGTCGAGTTATCTGAAACTAAAAAACAAGTAAAAGAAATACATCAAAAATTACTAAAAATAGCTTCTGATTATCATACTTCTTAA
- a CDS encoding response regulator transcription factor, with protein MANKKILLVEDDPNFGTVLKDYLMLNDYSVSHAKDGLEGLIMFKNDEFDLCILDVMMPRKDGFSLAKDIRTTNTDVPIVFLTAKTMKEDVLKGYESGADDYLNKPFDSEVLLHKIKAILQRKEIDNSADDEKHEFQIGKFFLNSKLRHLSFDGGDPRKLSPKENKLLKMLAIHLNDLMPRELALTKIWRDDNYFTSRSMDVYIAKLRKYLKPDPNVEIINIHGEGFRLIVGEEN; from the coding sequence ATGGCAAATAAAAAAATATTATTAGTTGAAGATGATCCTAATTTTGGTACTGTTTTAAAAGATTATCTTATGTTAAACGACTATTCGGTTAGTCATGCAAAAGATGGTCTAGAAGGATTGATTATGTTTAAAAATGATGAATTTGATCTTTGCATTTTAGATGTAATGATGCCCCGAAAAGATGGTTTTTCCTTAGCTAAGGATATTAGAACCACCAATACGGATGTGCCAATTGTTTTTTTAACGGCCAAAACCATGAAAGAAGATGTTTTAAAAGGTTATGAATCTGGAGCAGATGATTATCTAAATAAGCCATTTGATTCTGAAGTTTTATTGCATAAAATAAAGGCAATTTTGCAACGTAAGGAAATAGATAATAGTGCCGATGATGAAAAACACGAATTTCAAATCGGTAAATTTTTCTTGAACTCTAAATTAAGGCATTTATCATTTGACGGCGGAGACCCTCGTAAACTATCACCAAAAGAGAATAAATTGTTAAAAATGTTGGCTATACACTTAAATGATTTAATGCCGAGGGAATTAGCCTTAACAAAAATTTGGAGAGACGACAACTACTTTACTTCAAGAAGTATGGATGTTTACATTGCCAAGCTCCGTAAGTATTTAAAACCCGACCCTAATGTAGAAATTATTAATATACATGGCGAAGGTTTTAGATTAATTGTTGGTGAAGAAAATTAA
- a CDS encoding DUF1573 domain-containing protein, translating to MRLEVKFLAFLLVFALFSCKENTTSKIKKENLEIAKKRDYKMTEGASALTFSKTEYDFGTINEGDIVETTFDFKNTGKSALIISNAASTCGCTIPDYPKEPIPVGGTGSITVKFNSSGKPNKQNKVVTLTTNTAKGKETVVIKANVTPKQKAS from the coding sequence ATGAGATTAGAAGTAAAATTTTTAGCGTTTTTATTAGTATTTGCTTTATTTTCATGTAAAGAAAATACTACTTCAAAAATTAAAAAAGAGAATTTAGAGATAGCCAAGAAACGTGATTATAAAATGACTGAGGGTGCTTCAGCACTTACATTTTCTAAAACCGAATATGACTTTGGCACTATAAACGAAGGTGATATAGTTGAAACCACTTTCGATTTTAAAAATACTGGTAAATCAGCTTTGATAATTTCAAATGCAGCCAGTACTTGTGGATGTACAATTCCAGATTACCCAAAAGAGCCCATACCTGTTGGTGGAACAGGGTCTATTACGGTAAAGTTTAACTCATCAGGTAAACCAAATAAACAAAATAAAGTAGTTACATTAACAACAAACACGGCTAAAGGAAAAGAAACAGTTGTAATTAAAGCAAATGTAACACCGAAACAAAAAGCAAGTTAA
- a CDS encoding sensor histidine kinase → MSKRVFVLLIILMSIALIGIIAVQIYWINNSIDIREKQFTNDVKFALAKVSENIQEREINDYYRDFKSVIDSASRLDGELRKKDFYYQKIDTVNKEIFSFRQSILENNFKSNIPLFDNDSLTFQTIFGEEKQEVTNFDEFFQSDLNELTDKEQIYEVGRMSKLEAVNYENNFKKIAARKPIYDRIGTNEISLNLENELRDRGVDIKFEFGVFGDGLATKVKSSKFKNIKGKSYSVPLFIENNGNSNYELRVTFPSKNEYILGSITNILVLAAVFILVIMLAFGSAIYQLIKQKQISAIKTDFINNMTHEFKTPIATINLALDAIKNPKIIGDSEKVLRYTEMIREENKRMHGQVENVLRISRLEKNQLDITQGVNDLHDIIEDSITHVELIIKDKGGYINLHLEALQSEVMVNKFHFTNVITNILDNAIKYTNEPPKIDIYTENAGNNIVLHVKDQGIGMNKNVQKHVFDKFYREQKINIHDVKGHGLGLSYVKKIVEHHHGNVYVESEKGKGSTFTIKLPLI, encoded by the coding sequence ATGAGTAAACGCGTATTTGTACTCCTAATTATACTAATGAGTATTGCTTTAATAGGTATCATAGCTGTACAAATTTATTGGATAAATAATTCTATTGATATTCGTGAAAAGCAATTTACTAACGATGTAAAGTTTGCGTTGGCAAAGGTTTCTGAAAACATTCAGGAAAGGGAAATTAACGATTATTATAGAGATTTTAAATCTGTTATTGATAGTGCATCTAGATTAGATGGAGAATTAAGAAAAAAGGATTTTTATTATCAAAAAATAGATACAGTAAATAAAGAGATATTTTCATTTAGACAGAGTATTCTAGAAAATAATTTTAAATCTAATATCCCTTTATTCGATAACGATTCTTTGACATTTCAGACAATTTTTGGTGAAGAAAAACAGGAAGTAACCAATTTTGATGAATTTTTTCAGAGTGACCTTAATGAGTTGACTGACAAAGAGCAAATTTATGAAGTTGGTAGAATGAGTAAGTTAGAAGCTGTAAATTATGAAAATAATTTTAAAAAAATTGCAGCTCGTAAGCCTATTTATGATAGAATTGGCACTAATGAAATATCGTTAAACCTTGAGAATGAATTACGGGACAGAGGGGTTGATATAAAATTTGAATTTGGTGTTTTTGGTGATGGACTAGCAACTAAAGTAAAATCATCAAAATTTAAGAATATAAAAGGTAAAAGTTATAGCGTTCCGTTATTTATAGAAAACAATGGAAATAGTAATTATGAATTACGCGTAACTTTTCCATCAAAAAATGAATATATATTAGGCTCTATTACCAATATTTTGGTACTGGCTGCTGTATTTATTTTAGTAATAATGTTGGCGTTTGGAAGTGCTATTTACCAATTGATAAAACAAAAACAGATATCGGCAATAAAAACCGATTTTATAAATAATATGACGCACGAGTTTAAAACACCTATAGCCACAATAAATTTGGCATTGGATGCTATTAAAAACCCGAAAATAATTGGAGATAGTGAAAAAGTACTCCGTTATACCGAAATGATTCGTGAGGAGAACAAAAGAATGCATGGACAGGTAGAAAATGTATTGCGAATTTCCAGATTAGAAAAAAATCAATTGGATATTACGCAAGGAGTTAATGATTTACACGACATAATAGAAGATTCTATTACACACGTAGAATTGATTATCAAGGATAAAGGTGGTTATATTAACCTACACTTAGAAGCTTTACAAAGTGAAGTGATGGTTAATAAGTTTCATTTTACCAATGTAATTACCAATATTTTAGACAATGCAATAAAATATACGAATGAACCACCAAAAATTGATATTTATACCGAAAATGCAGGTAATAATATCGTTTTGCATGTTAAAGATCAAGGAATTGGAATGAACAAAAATGTTCAAAAGCATGTATTTGATAAATTTTATAGAGAGCAAAAAATTAATATTCACGACGTAAAAGGGCATGGTTTAGGTTTGTCTTACGTAAAAAAAATAGTTGAACACCATCATGGTAATGTTTATGTAGAAAGTGAAAAAGGAAAAGGAAGCACGTTTACAATAAAATTACCATTAATTTAA
- a CDS encoding YbbR-like domain-containing protein → MIKKDKTSGKLKTTKKTKMIFGFLLLSFLFWILIKLSKEYIDVVPVHVEYLNLPEGKMLQKEPPTTVQLTLKTHGFDLIKYHIFKRNVKVDLKTIKPKNATIYYQTAQDLLPEIISQLLAGVEVFSIKPDTLFYNIGEGVSKNVKITTNLEIEYQSGYNLFGDLKIEPNEVTISGPEILIDSILEVETQKKIVENVNTDFEVTVPLIQLDKKSKVTYSVDKIKVSGVVDKFTEARFTIPVVVDNLPKNYNIDIFPDNVEIVFQVGISDYNKINKNDFKISCDYERSKKDGLNYLIPKVVLKPSYISDIRIMPNQIDYLIKQ, encoded by the coding sequence ATGATAAAGAAAGATAAGACATCTGGAAAACTAAAAACCACAAAAAAAACCAAAATGATTTTTGGCTTTTTACTATTGTCTTTTCTTTTTTGGATATTGATTAAACTATCAAAAGAATATATTGATGTCGTACCTGTTCATGTAGAGTACTTAAATCTTCCTGAAGGAAAAATGTTGCAAAAAGAACCTCCAACAACAGTTCAACTGACTTTAAAAACTCATGGTTTTGACCTTATAAAGTATCATATTTTTAAAAGAAATGTAAAAGTAGATCTTAAAACGATAAAACCTAAAAATGCAACTATTTATTATCAAACTGCTCAAGACCTGCTACCAGAAATTATAAGTCAATTACTTGCTGGTGTTGAAGTTTTTTCAATTAAGCCCGATACCCTATTTTATAATATTGGAGAAGGCGTTTCAAAAAACGTAAAAATAACAACGAATTTAGAAATAGAATATCAGTCTGGCTATAATTTATTTGGCGATTTAAAAATAGAACCAAACGAAGTTACTATATCTGGCCCAGAGATTTTAATAGATTCTATTCTAGAAGTAGAAACCCAAAAAAAAATAGTAGAAAATGTAAATACTGATTTTGAAGTTACTGTTCCATTAATACAACTGGATAAAAAATCAAAAGTAACTTATTCTGTAGATAAGATTAAAGTCAGTGGTGTTGTAGATAAATTTACCGAAGCAAGGTTTACGATACCAGTTGTTGTGGATAATTTACCTAAAAACTATAACATTGATATTTTTCCTGATAATGTTGAAATTGTTTTTCAGGTAGGTATATCTGATTACAATAAAATCAATAAAAACGATTTTAAAATAAGTTGTGATTACGAGCGGTCAAAAAAAGATGGACTTAACTATCTTATCCCAAAAGTGGTTTTAAAACCATCATATATTTCTGATATCAGAATTATGCCCAATCAAATAGATTATCTAATAAAACAATGA
- a CDS encoding PorP/SprF family type IX secretion system membrane protein: MKKYIFIILFAFTFMANSQELKLSPYSQYLVENTFVISPAYAGIDDVHKLRLSGVAQWLGVKNAPITQQLSYDTRINETTGIGVILYNDRNGNTKQMGAQLSYAYHLTLSEADDEYLSFGLSYKFNHFKIDTDKFDDGTGTGHNDPNVGASQSTANHNFEVGGLYRVKNYFVGINASNILNKTTKIFDNTEPVKLRNYYLYTGYTFLSDNDEYEYEPSLFFKYFEGDGRSVSDINFKARKLTDDGYYWAGINTRFLNDQSFKPLSVSPLLGMKKDKMYLGLGYQFNINESVQLGSYGTPLLVLGYDFDGGRYNTSWSSRK; the protein is encoded by the coding sequence ATGAAAAAATATATTTTTATTATTTTATTTGCCTTTACTTTTATGGCAAATTCACAAGAGTTAAAACTATCACCTTATTCGCAATATTTGGTAGAGAATACCTTTGTTATCTCTCCTGCCTATGCAGGTATTGATGATGTGCATAAATTGCGTTTAAGCGGTGTAGCTCAGTGGTTAGGTGTAAAAAATGCACCAATAACTCAGCAATTATCATATGATACCAGAATAAATGAAACCACTGGTATTGGTGTTATTTTGTATAACGATAGAAATGGTAATACAAAACAAATGGGTGCTCAGTTATCTTATGCATATCATTTGACATTATCTGAAGCGGATGATGAATATTTATCATTTGGATTGTCTTATAAATTCAATCATTTTAAAATTGATACTGATAAATTTGATGATGGTACAGGCACGGGCCACAACGATCCAAATGTTGGGGCAAGTCAATCCACAGCTAATCATAATTTTGAAGTTGGAGGTTTGTATAGAGTTAAAAATTATTTTGTAGGTATTAATGCATCTAATATCTTGAATAAAACAACTAAAATATTTGATAATACAGAGCCTGTTAAATTAAGAAACTACTATTTATATACTGGTTATACGTTTTTAAGCGATAATGATGAATATGAGTATGAGCCCTCTTTATTTTTTAAATACTTTGAAGGTGATGGACGTTCAGTTTCAGATATTAACTTTAAAGCTAGAAAATTAACTGATGATGGTTATTATTGGGCTGGTATTAATACTCGATTTTTAAATGATCAAAGTTTTAAACCATTATCTGTTTCTCCTTTATTGGGAATGAAGAAAGACAAAATGTATCTAGGTTTGGGCTATCAATTTAATATCAATGAATCTGTTCAATTAGGATCATACGGAACACCGTTATTAGTATTGGGTTATGATTTTGATGGCGGTAGGTATAATACAAGTTGGAGCTCTAGAAAATAA
- the yajC gene encoding preprotein translocase subunit YajC, translated as MYSIIVLQAGGGGMGNFILIPAMLLVIYLFMIRPQMRRQKNERKFQAEIKKGSKVITTSGIHGKIVDLTDDACVIETGAGKIKFERTAISMELSKKYLTPATKK; from the coding sequence ATGTATTCAATAATTGTATTACAAGCCGGAGGTGGCGGAATGGGAAATTTTATATTAATCCCTGCTATGTTATTGGTTATTTATCTTTTTATGATAAGACCACAAATGAGAAGGCAAAAAAATGAAAGAAAATTCCAGGCGGAAATAAAAAAAGGATCAAAAGTGATAACTACGAGTGGTATTCATGGTAAAATTGTAGATTTAACCGATGATGCCTGTGTAATTGAGACTGGAGCTGGCAAAATTAAATTTGAACGTACCGCAATATCAATGGAACTGAGCAAAAAATACTTAACTCCAGCTACAAAAAAATAA
- a CDS encoding CDP-alcohol phosphatidyltransferase family protein — MCYGLKPNIIKKNIPNIITLLNLLSGVIAVMFAANNDLVTAAIFALIGIFFDFFDGLVARLLNVQSELGLQLDSLADVVTSGVVPGIVMFQLLMRSVNQKSFEASFFEKYTTVENTETMIWTGFKFQPIQLLPFVGLLLTVFAAYRLAKFNLDERQTSSFIGLPTPAMALFVLSLPVILAYSANDFIINLISNIYFLVSVVLVFSFLMNTEIPLFSLKFKNFSLKNNFIELLFLVLSITLVLIFNIVSIPLIIITYVILSLVKISLFKK, encoded by the coding sequence ATTTGTTACGGACTAAAACCAAATATTATTAAAAAGAATATTCCCAATATAATTACCTTATTAAATTTGTTATCAGGTGTAATTGCAGTTATGTTCGCGGCAAATAATGATTTAGTAACTGCGGCGATTTTTGCGTTAATCGGGATATTCTTTGATTTTTTTGATGGTTTGGTAGCACGATTACTCAATGTGCAAAGTGAATTGGGTTTGCAGTTAGATTCTTTAGCAGATGTCGTTACTAGTGGGGTGGTACCTGGCATTGTAATGTTCCAATTGTTAATGCGTTCGGTGAATCAAAAATCTTTTGAGGCATCTTTCTTTGAGAAATATACCACAGTTGAGAATACTGAAACGATGATATGGACAGGCTTTAAATTCCAGCCTATTCAACTATTGCCATTTGTTGGTTTGTTATTAACTGTATTTGCCGCATATCGTTTGGCAAAATTTAATTTGGATGAACGCCAGACTTCTTCATTTATAGGTTTGCCTACGCCTGCAATGGCATTGTTTGTGCTTAGTCTTCCTGTTATCTTAGCTTACAGTGCTAATGATTTTATTATCAATTTAATTTCAAATATTTATTTTCTTGTAAGTGTGGTATTGGTTTTTAGCTTTTTAATGAATACTGAAATCCCTCTTTTTTCCCTAAAATTTAAGAACTTCTCGTTAAAAAATAACTTTATAGAACTATTATTTTTGGTACTTTCCATTACGTTAGTTTTAATTTTTAATATTGTTTCAATTCCTTTAATAATAATTACTTATGTTATTTTATCTTTAGTAAAAATTTCACTTTTTAAAAAATAA
- a CDS encoding T9SS type B sorting domain-containing protein — translation MKSTQTAQKCNFIYITLLILIALLIFPLVSNAQTTVPFEKRYESTGINGELTIIGNSILGETSNQPYNGTDRNNDIDMVFVDIDNDASTFNSSSANFTTGSCNRVVYAGLYWGAVGAPSTPAPNVVKFKIPGGAYQTITADIVDVTKREELDLIYYKDVTSIVTSITDPNGDYYVADLSTNEGTNNAAGWSLVIVYEDPSEPRKYISTFDGMSAVRNAPNEIVDFSYSGFTTPPSGPVEGKVGVAALEGDLGLYGDQMQFRADANATFTPLYDAANDVDNFFSSNITHDGAIVTNRNLNSTNTLGWDQKILDFTPLNGGNALIGNGETGATVRVTNTTGGDHIFTFLNTFSINIIEPVLQVLTSVEDTSNNPITFNSPVPLGATVWYNINFKNIGTDDATNTVVTNTLPINVSLDDTTFEFLDESGIPLAPGLITYTFNAATRQITFTIDDSLVLKNIDSYNIRYQVTASDNCFDYTDACTNLLENTISSSYGGVTSGENVSDQPGLIGINGCGLPNVGSMDLFVDTSSCQFDSTEQFCNNNLTISGHDGYNLYEWVDEDNNNLGTGKTITVTGPGVYTVTQTKTGCTVTTRVITVLGLDVTFTPSDALCKDSEDGKVNITVVDDAATFTYRLSQGSTVISTVGPTADKSHDFEGLDIGTYTVRVTNTDGCFDEQQFTIGEPTLLQATNSVLDNIMPCNGNALSGRIEAAGTGGTAPYQYSINNGASYQDSNIFEVTTEGNHTITVRDANGCTTTTVANIDFDEEIEYVVEKEDVLCFGGTDGSINVNVSQNTAGNTLTYSIDGGANFQSSSSFTGLTSGDYQVIIRKEKGVNTCDTSESVTIDQLTFLEFTADAGFKCEGSENQIIANVAAQYLNEVEYSLNGGSYQSSNIFEDVPNGEHTVRVRNTSTGCTDEPVVVNVEAYTPVSLDIQNTANSLIEYIVNASNGEPEYQYAMLKNDQEFVSPEVKDEDFGANNIFTVSGAGFYTFYVKDNKGCIVSEIIEVKDIEIPNFFTPDGDGINDTWYPRNIEIYPNITVKIFDRYQRLIASYEGSQKSWNGSYKGKLLPSGDYWYIIKLNAPSDEREFKGNVTLYR, via the coding sequence ATGAAATCTACCCAAACTGCTCAAAAGTGTAATTTTATTTACATAACACTTTTAATTCTAATAGCATTATTAATCTTTCCATTAGTATCAAATGCACAAACTACAGTTCCTTTTGAAAAAAGATATGAAAGCACTGGTATAAATGGTGAGTTGACCATAATCGGTAACTCAATATTAGGAGAAACCAGTAACCAACCTTATAATGGCACAGACCGTAACAATGATATTGATATGGTTTTTGTTGATATTGACAATGATGCATCAACATTTAATTCCAGTAGTGCAAATTTTACTACAGGATCATGTAATAGAGTGGTTTATGCTGGTTTGTATTGGGGAGCCGTGGGAGCTCCTTCTACACCTGCACCAAATGTGGTAAAGTTTAAAATACCTGGAGGTGCTTACCAGACCATAACTGCTGATATAGTTGATGTAACAAAAAGGGAAGAATTGGATTTAATTTACTATAAGGATGTTACAAGTATCGTAACTTCAATAACAGATCCTAACGGGGATTATTATGTAGCAGATTTAAGTACAAATGAAGGAACAAATAATGCAGCTGGGTGGTCTTTGGTAATAGTTTACGAAGATCCGTCCGAACCAAGGAAGTATATTAGCACTTTTGATGGAATGTCTGCAGTTAGAAATGCTCCTAATGAAATCGTTGATTTCAGCTATTCTGGATTTACGACACCACCCTCTGGGCCTGTTGAAGGAAAAGTTGGAGTTGCTGCATTGGAAGGTGATTTAGGTCTATATGGAGACCAAATGCAATTTAGAGCAGATGCAAATGCCACTTTTACCCCGTTGTATGATGCGGCTAATGATGTAGATAATTTTTTCAGCAGTAATATTACGCACGATGGTGCTATAGTTACTAATAGAAATTTAAATAGTACTAATACTTTAGGATGGGATCAAAAAATATTAGACTTTACACCTTTAAATGGAGGTAATGCACTTATAGGAAATGGTGAAACAGGAGCAACGGTCCGTGTTACCAATACTACGGGAGGAGATCATATTTTTACTTTTTTAAATACATTTTCAATTAATATTATTGAGCCTGTTTTACAGGTTTTAACCAGTGTAGAAGATACCAGTAACAATCCTATAACGTTTAATTCGCCTGTACCACTTGGTGCTACGGTTTGGTATAATATTAATTTTAAAAATATAGGTACGGATGATGCAACAAATACAGTTGTTACAAATACACTACCAATAAATGTATCATTAGATGATACCACATTTGAATTTTTAGATGAATCGGGAATTCCTTTAGCACCTGGTTTAATTACTTATACATTTAATGCAGCGACAAGACAAATAACTTTTACAATTGATGATTCACTTGTATTAAAAAATATTGATTCTTATAATATAAGATATCAAGTTACTGCATCTGACAATTGTTTTGATTATACCGATGCTTGTACCAACTTACTAGAGAATACTATTAGTTCGTCTTATGGTGGGGTAACTTCAGGAGAAAATGTTTCAGATCAACCAGGTCTAATAGGGATTAATGGTTGTGGTTTGCCAAATGTTGGTTCAATGGATTTATTTGTAGATACTAGCTCATGTCAATTTGATAGTACTGAACAATTTTGTAATAACAATTTAACAATTTCTGGACACGACGGATACAACTTATACGAATGGGTAGATGAAGATAATAACAATTTGGGTACTGGTAAAACCATTACGGTTACAGGGCCTGGTGTATATACAGTTACACAAACCAAAACAGGTTGTACAGTTACTACTAGAGTAATTACAGTTTTAGGACTAGATGTAACATTTACACCATCAGATGCGTTGTGTAAAGACAGTGAAGATGGTAAAGTCAATATTACTGTGGTTGATGATGCCGCCACCTTTACCTATAGATTATCTCAAGGTAGTACAGTAATTTCAACCGTAGGACCCACGGCTGATAAGTCTCATGATTTTGAAGGCTTAGACATTGGTACTTATACGGTAAGAGTTACTAATACTGATGGCTGTTTTGATGAACAACAATTTACAATTGGCGAGCCTACATTATTACAAGCTACAAATAGTGTTTTAGATAATATAATGCCATGTAACGGCAACGCCCTAAGTGGAAGGATAGAGGCAGCAGGTACTGGAGGTACAGCACCTTATCAATACAGTATAAATAACGGTGCAAGTTATCAAGACTCAAATATTTTTGAAGTTACAACAGAAGGAAATCATACAATTACTGTAAGAGATGCCAATGGTTGTACTACAACTACAGTTGCCAATATTGATTTTGATGAAGAAATTGAGTATGTAGTGGAAAAAGAAGATGTACTTTGTTTTGGAGGTACTGATGGCTCAATTAATGTTAATGTGAGTCAGAATACAGCAGGTAACACATTGACCTATAGTATAGATGGAGGTGCAAATTTCCAATCATCGTCTAGTTTTACTGGACTTACAAGTGGAGATTATCAAGTAATTATTCGTAAAGAGAAAGGCGTTAATACTTGTGATACTTCAGAATCTGTAACCATAGATCAGTTAACATTCTTAGAATTTACCGCTGATGCAGGATTTAAATGTGAAGGGTCGGAAAATCAAATTATAGCAAACGTTGCAGCTCAATATCTAAATGAAGTAGAATATAGTTTAAATGGCGGTTCGTACCAATCTTCAAATATATTTGAAGATGTGCCAAACGGAGAGCATACGGTAAGAGTTAGAAATACAAGTACAGGTTGTACCGATGAACCAGTAGTTGTAAACGTTGAAGCATACACTCCTGTAAGTCTTGATATTCAAAACACAGCAAATTCTCTAATTGAATATATTGTTAATGCTTCTAATGGTGAACCAGAATATCAATATGCAATGTTAAAAAACGATCAAGAGTTTGTTTCTCCTGAAGTTAAAGATGAGGATTTTGGAGCTAATAATATTTTTACGGTAAGCGGTGCAGGCTTCTATACTTTTTATGTAAAAGATAATAAAGGTTGTATTGTTTCTGAAATAATAGAAGTAAAAGATATTGAAATACCCAATTTCTTTACACCTGACGGTGATGGTATAAACGATACTTGGTATCCAAGAAATATAGAGATATATCCAAATATTACAGTTAAAATATTTGATAGATACCAACGATTGATTGCCAGTTATGAAGGAAGTCAAAAGTCATGGAACGGAAGTTACAAGGGTAAACTATTACCATCTGGCGATTATTGGTACATCATTAAACTAAATGCACCAAGCGATGAAAGAGAATTTAAAGGCAATGTTACTTTGTATAGATAA